Part of the Triticum urartu cultivar G1812 chromosome 2, Tu2.1, whole genome shotgun sequence genome, GTTCATCAGTGATATTCTGTGCATACATATACTTCCTCTATTTCATAATGTAAGACGCTTTTTGACATCATaatgtcaaaaaacgtcttacgtTACGAGACAGTGGGAATACATATTATTGCTAATGTCGATGACGGTGCCCGACGACATATATTCACAAGTAGTATGGCCACGCTGAGTCGGTGTCCGTGAACCGGGCAACAGCCGTGGGCACGTCGACCGAATGGATGGTCGACTGAGCCGCGAAGGGAGAAAACAGCGGGCCGCACGGGAAGTAAATTTCGTCCATCGACATAGCGTCCGTGCTCCGGGGGAGTCCGCCGCCGGCCCGCATCGGATCACTCAAGTTGATCGCTTCCACgggcagcgacgacgacgacgaagacggaGCTGCAGGTGCCTTCACGGGAGCAAATGGCGAGCGGCACAAGATCTCCGCCACCGTCGTCTCATCCAGGCCCATGCTCACGTCCAGCAGGGTCGGCGTACGCCCGCCGACCGGATCACTCGGGCTCGCTCTTACGACCGGCGGCGGTGAGGATGAGGACGATAGACCTGCAGGCGCAGCTCCGCCGATGACCATGGCGAGGCACGAGGCCATGACGTCGTCGTCCAATTTGGCGCGTTGAGGATCGAAATGACCGCTCCTTGTCGTGTGCTTGTTCCCACCGATAGATTCCCTGGGAAGCACTACTTCTTGTTGGCACTTGTGCTCGTTCACGTAGGTGACCTGGAACATGGGACGCCGGCCGCCGCTGGTATCCTGCTGCTGCACCGTCTTCTTCGCCCTGCAGCCGCGGTCATGGCTAAACATGCATTTGTAGTAGCACCTGCACGCGTATACACGGACCTCATGGTTCAGTTAAGAACGGGTACGAAGACGTCCTCTCATAATTAGTGTGTGATGAGTAACCGAAGACAAAGGGCATGCTGAAACTTGTGATAAATCCCGCAAAAAAAAGAAACTTGTGATAAAATACAGCTCTTATTTCATCATTTGAAAAGTCAGGTTGCTCGGCATGTGTACGGTGAACTAGTAGATATCTGGGATAACAATAATGTTGGTCCTACCAATCAAAATCCTCCACATCAGCTTGCTTGTAAAAGTTTTAAGTAACCTTTTGTAGATGTAGCATTACCCCTGAGTCTGCAAAGGTgttaatatatggagttgagttTTTAATGTTCTCGAGAGAGTTTAGAGTACCAGGGAGTGAGGCAATTTGATCTACAAATCTTCAAAATTGAAGTATGAAAATTAGAGATCCAAAGCCTCCCTTTACTTGTTGGCTTTCACCTCATACCCGATTTATTTATTTGggtgtgtctagggcacatctagatgtgctctagttattgcacatctaagtgagtgaatcaagcataaagaaaaaaaaagggaaagaaaatattcacacgaatctcaatgtaagatcaatgacatatgacttagatgtgcaatacttatggcacatctagatgtgctttagcaaaactctATTTTTATAGTAGAAAAATGCTAGTTCTAGAATCTTGCTCGTTCTCGCCCTTGTTTTTTTTTCCTACAAGGGGTTTCCATATAAATCTTGTGTGTGTCCCTTATTTTGGTGTCCTCCTGTCATATTTGTTGTTAGTCAAGTTCTTTCTTGTTATTGATGCCTGTTGCTCAAGTTTGGTAGAGTTTAGTTGTGTCGATATTGAATTTATGAAATATGCATGAGTTTTAAAAGTCAAAAGCTGTCTCTAATTGACCATGGTTATAAATATCAACTTCCACAATGCAAAATTAGCATCATTCGATTCATCATAAAGTGTATTTTATATTTTATCTATTTATTATTTTAGATGTCGATAGCTTATTCTGTAAACACGGGCAAACATGTCTGCATTTGAAAACCCTAACATACACCATATTGTGGAAAGAGGGAGTATGTTGGTGACTATTTGGTGGAGACTAGTGGGTGAAAAACAAGGGGTGAGGCCCACGTGTGTGGTTGCTTTTTCCTTTTTGGATTTCCCCCTGCGCCCGATCCCAAATTATTCAAAGTTGCATAATTTTGAAGTTCAAAAATGCAAACATTAAATTGTTGAAAGTTCAAAATTTTGAAAGCTTGCAATTTCTGAAAGTTCAAAATTCAAAAGTTAAAATTTCGGATGTTTTTaaagtttcaaaaaaattgaGGTGTGCACATCCCGTGAAGAATTCCTGGGTCCACTCATCATCATCCAAATGGACTGTATCCGCGATGATTAAGAGATGGCACCACGTAAGATCATTTGAGGTCTCAATTAATTAGCACTTCACCTTGCAAATTTTCTGTTCTGAATGTTCTTTTGCCCGTATTTTCTCCACTGGTAACCATCACTATGAGGCGAGGCTGTAATCTCCTTGCAGGTAACCCCGTTTTGTCTACCCTTCCTTGTAGGAGTAACCTCTTCTCCACCACTGC contains:
- the LOC125538055 gene encoding transcription factor WRKY45-2-like is translated as MKCPPPSDTDDWQSGNHRVLHGGDQTLSVTDRLPQFEEMTSGQEAIEKLSQELVGGHDLNARLLAMLRRGPLDGRGQEAAVAMSQELSRVFMVSLFMLRSGDSSRVAAPGATIAEGGIDQPTPTNDIPICGGEEVTPTRKGRQNGVTCKEITASPHSDGYQWRKYGQKNIQNRKFARCYYKCMFSHDRGCRAKKTVQQQDTSGGRRPMFQVTYVNEHKCQQEVVLPRESIGGNKHTTRSGHFDPQRAKLDDDVMASCLAMVIGGAAPAGLSSSSSPPPVVRASPSDPVGGRTPTLLDVSMGLDETTVAEILCRSPFAPVKAPAAPSSSSSSLPVEAINLSDPMRAGGGLPRSTDAMSMDEIYFPCGPLFSPFAAQSTIHSVDVPTAVARFTDTDSAWPYYL